One window from the genome of Flavobacterium agricola encodes:
- a CDS encoding ATP-binding protein has protein sequence MTPTILNCEDELIHFCGRIQNFGYLLVFDLQNTCVAFSENIQELLTISSSLLHQKLSFFENLFQVNIKSDAAYLHENEKKNKIDFYKVSINNQNYQLSVYSDDNHIFLEFEANTIDELDLMQLQQLQLRIDNSINLWQSICDNVYELISFDRIMVYQFLEDRTGIVVAESIKGKLTPVLGFRYPEFDIPAQARTLYETNLDRQTPDIFADTVQLIGLKTSQINLSRSKIRASSPIHLQYLKNSEVTASASFSIIIDNKLWGLVCCQHQAPKYITIEQRKLCTFLINSAAYKFSKQQQVANNERENFNKELTKELQNKLAYSDNLQNTLAQFANRFLYILSAKGVIIEAPNSIYKLGNVPSESVFASIKEDLDKRFPNVQVYTTFSYSNFKSDHVIDTDNCKGIARINFDTDKKHTLYFFRPEVLFEETWAGEPEKFLNYSKECNAHIYSPRASFEAWKKQVTGESEKWSVADRRFLNSLYELIRESVFLNQLDQLELEKKLSLFTGKSTMTKPIIMNNELIEEIETTKESAFHQKSLEGLSEDEVEMHENAILETTILSNYLLNKSIDSALGQTSNNHFCKVETTQLIPDIVAQALKKYQVDGAEVVIQQLYPVNGDPTLIKELFHNLIHNAVKFSAPVASVKIEITSVQEDEFTTYYIKDNGIGFEVTHSDVPFLMFKKLHKIPTIEGSGVGLAVVKRIVDRLKANISFSSKIDKGTTFKIQFKND, from the coding sequence ATGACGCCTACTATTCTAAATTGTGAAGATGAACTAATTCATTTTTGCGGTCGCATTCAAAATTTCGGATATTTATTGGTTTTTGACTTACAAAATACCTGTGTAGCATTTAGTGAAAATATACAAGAGCTTCTAACAATATCTTCTTCTTTATTACATCAAAAACTTAGTTTTTTTGAAAACTTATTTCAGGTTAACATTAAATCTGATGCTGCCTATTTACATGAAAATGAAAAAAAGAATAAAATTGATTTTTATAAAGTAAGCATAAACAATCAAAATTATCAGTTATCTGTTTATTCTGATGACAATCATATTTTTTTAGAATTTGAGGCCAACACGATTGATGAATTAGATTTAATGCAATTACAACAATTGCAATTGCGCATTGACAATTCTATAAACCTATGGCAATCTATTTGCGATAATGTGTATGAGCTTATTAGCTTTGATCGCATTATGGTGTATCAGTTTTTAGAAGATCGCACCGGAATTGTTGTGGCCGAAAGTATAAAAGGCAAATTAACCCCCGTTTTAGGTTTCCGTTATCCTGAATTTGATATTCCGGCACAAGCAAGAACATTATATGAAACAAATTTAGATCGCCAAACGCCAGATATTTTTGCAGATACGGTGCAACTTATTGGGTTAAAAACTTCTCAGATTAACTTATCTCGATCTAAAATTAGAGCATCTTCACCAATACATTTACAATATTTAAAAAATTCAGAAGTTACAGCAAGCGCTAGTTTTTCTATTATTATAGATAATAAACTTTGGGGTTTAGTTTGTTGCCAGCATCAAGCACCAAAATATATTACTATAGAACAACGTAAACTTTGTACGTTTTTAATAAACTCGGCAGCTTATAAATTTTCGAAACAACAGCAAGTTGCAAATAATGAGCGTGAAAATTTTAATAAAGAGCTAACCAAAGAATTACAAAATAAATTAGCTTACTCTGACAACTTACAAAACACATTAGCTCAGTTTGCTAACCGATTTTTATACATTTTATCTGCAAAAGGCGTAATTATAGAAGCACCAAATTCTATTTACAAATTAGGCAATGTACCTTCAGAATCTGTTTTTGCAAGTATTAAAGAAGATTTAGATAAGCGTTTTCCTAACGTACAGGTTTATACCACCTTTTCATACTCTAATTTTAAATCAGATCATGTAATTGATACCGACAATTGTAAAGGCATTGCACGTATTAATTTTGATACAGATAAAAAACACACGCTTTACTTTTTTAGACCTGAAGTTTTGTTTGAAGAAACTTGGGCAGGCGAACCAGAAAAGTTTTTAAACTATTCTAAAGAATGTAATGCACATATATATTCGCCACGCGCTTCATTCGAAGCTTGGAAAAAACAAGTTACTGGCGAATCTGAAAAATGGTCGGTTGCGGATCGTAGATTTTTAAATTCGTTGTACGAATTAATTCGCGAATCGGTATTTTTAAACCAATTGGATCAATTGGAATTAGAAAAAAAATTGTCGTTATTTACAGGTAAATCAACAATGACCAAACCAATCATTATGAATAATGAGTTGATTGAAGAAATTGAAACAACTAAGGAAAGTGCTTTTCATCAAAAAAGCCTTGAAGGATTGAGTGAGGATGAAGTTGAAATGCACGAAAATGCAATTCTAGAAACTACCATTCTTTCCAACTATTTATTAAATAAAAGCATTGATTCGGCCTTAGGCCAGACAAGCAATAACCATTTTTGTAAGGTAGAAACTACGCAATTAATTCCAGATATTGTTGCGCAAGCTTTAAAAAAATATCAAGTTGATGGAGCCGAAGTAGTTATTCAGCAACTTTACCCGGTAAATGGTGACCCAACTTTAATAAAAGAATTGTTTCACAATCTGATACATAATGCAGTTAAATTTAGTGCGCCGGTTGCCTCGGTTAAAATTGAAATTACCAGCGTGCAAGAAGATGAATTTACTACGTATTATATAAAAGATAACGGAATTGGTTTTGAAGTTACCCATAGCGATGTTCCGTTTTTAATGTTTAAAAAGTTACATAAAATACCAACAATAGAAGGTTCTGGTGTTGGTTTGGCAGTGGTTAAACGCATTGTTGATCGTTTAAAAGCAAATATTTCCTTTTCGTCTAAAATAGATAAAGGAACAACCTTTAAAATTCAATTTAAAAATGACTAA
- a CDS encoding biliverdin-producing heme oxygenase, giving the protein MTNAQILKTETETLHDQVELVMNSALLFTNQFNLSHYKHFIQKSYNYVNFLQPIILTNWPDFQALLSAKEKALTTDLQHLSLPVKPDVDLSVASTNKYFQLGLIYIVLGAMLGNKVILNKLHKFEEFQGFPFAYLSHRPENLSEMWKAFQADLNELSAEQLEQVIAGAKKGYALFGA; this is encoded by the coding sequence ATGACTAATGCTCAAATTTTAAAAACCGAAACCGAAACGTTGCATGATCAGGTAGAATTGGTTATGAATTCGGCTTTATTGTTTACCAATCAATTTAACTTATCGCACTACAAACATTTTATTCAAAAATCATACAATTACGTTAACTTTCTACAACCAATAATTTTAACCAATTGGCCCGATTTTCAGGCGCTTTTATCAGCAAAAGAAAAAGCATTAACTACCGATTTACAGCACTTAAGTTTGCCGGTAAAACCTGATGTTGATTTAAGCGTTGCATCAACCAATAAATATTTTCAACTTGGGCTTATTTACATTGTTTTGGGTGCCATGTTAGGTAATAAAGTAATTTTAAACAAATTGCACAAATTTGAAGAATTTCAAGGTTTTCCATTTGCATATTTGTCGCACCGCCCAGAAAATTTATCTGAAATGTGGAAAGCTTTTCAGGCAGATTTAAACGAATTATCTGCCGAACAACTAGAACAAGTTATTGCAGGTGCAAAAAAAGGTTACGCCTTGTTTGGGGCATAA
- a CDS encoding 2-hydroxyacid dehydrogenase, with protein sequence MAFKVLHIDANDSVLWNRLEAAGYINEADYVSTKEEIEAKINQYQGIVIRSRFKIDKQFLDAASQLKFIARVGAGLESIDCEYAQAKGVVLIAAPEGNRTAVGEQALGMLLALFTNLNKANAEVKMGHWNREANRGYELEGKTVGIIGYGNMGNAFAKRLQGFDVEVLCYDIQPNLGNAFAKQVSLAELQEKADVLSLHTPWTPETHNMVNQTFINQFKKPFWLINTARGKSVVTQDLVDALKSKKILGAGLDVLEYEKLSFESLFTDEMPEPLQYLIQAENVLLTPHIAGWTFESKVKLAHVIVDKILDQFSTQN encoded by the coding sequence ATGGCATTTAAAGTTTTACATATTGATGCAAACGATTCGGTTTTGTGGAATCGTTTAGAAGCGGCAGGTTATATAAACGAAGCCGATTATGTTTCAACTAAAGAAGAAATTGAGGCTAAAATAAATCAATATCAAGGAATTGTTATTCGTAGCCGATTTAAAATTGATAAACAATTTTTAGATGCTGCCTCGCAGCTAAAGTTTATTGCTCGCGTTGGTGCAGGTTTAGAAAGTATTGATTGCGAATATGCACAAGCAAAAGGCGTTGTATTAATTGCAGCCCCAGAAGGAAATCGTACTGCAGTGGGCGAACAAGCTTTAGGCATGTTGTTGGCTTTGTTTACCAATTTAAATAAAGCAAATGCCGAAGTTAAGATGGGACATTGGAACCGTGAAGCCAACCGCGGGTATGAATTAGAAGGAAAAACAGTCGGAATTATTGGTTACGGCAATATGGGTAATGCCTTTGCAAAACGTTTACAAGGTTTTGACGTTGAGGTGCTTTGTTACGATATTCAGCCTAATTTAGGTAATGCATTTGCCAAGCAAGTGAGTTTAGCCGAACTGCAAGAAAAAGCTGATGTTTTAAGCTTGCATACGCCTTGGACTCCAGAAACACATAATATGGTGAACCAAACATTTATTAATCAATTTAAAAAACCATTTTGGTTGATTAATACTGCACGTGGTAAAAGTGTGGTAACTCAAGATTTAGTTGATGCTTTAAAAAGTAAAAAAATATTGGGTGCTGGTTTAGATGTTTTAGAATATGAGAAACTGAGTTTTGAAAGTTTGTTTACTGACGAAATGCCCGAACCTTTACAATATTTAATTCAGGCTGAAAACGTTTTACTAACGCCGCACATTGCTGGTTGGACGTTTGAAAGCAAAGTTAAATTAGCTCATGTTATTGTTGATAAAATTTTGGATCAATTTAGTACTCAAAATTAA
- a CDS encoding TM2 domain-containing protein: protein MEHFNQAEVNQKKVLAGIFGIILGSLAIHKFYLGYTKTGIIQLLICIITCGAGGILGLIEGILYLTKSDEEFYNTYIKNKKEWF, encoded by the coding sequence ATGGAACATTTTAATCAAGCAGAAGTAAACCAAAAAAAGGTTTTAGCTGGTATTTTCGGAATTATTTTAGGTTCGTTAGCTATTCATAAATTTTATTTAGGCTATACCAAAACAGGTATTATTCAGTTATTAATTTGTATTATTACTTGTGGTGCCGGTGGTATTCTTGGATTGATTGAAGGTATTTTGTACTTAACAAAATCTGACGAAGAATTTTATAACACGTATATAAAAAATAAAAAGGAATGGTTTTAA